Proteins encoded by one window of Candidatus Obscuribacterales bacterium:
- a CDS encoding protein tyrosine phosphatase family protein: MPQTLQQIYQFLAISEAIATAGQPTAEQLTAIQQAGYHVVINLALPTSDGALPDEAGLVHQLGMEYIAIPVTWEQPTPEDCDRFFAALDQYQDQRIFVHCAANMRVSAFMYLYRRLRQGTDEAIAQADLRRIWQPNATWQAFIDRYLQTAKRS, encoded by the coding sequence GTGCCCCAGACTTTGCAGCAAATTTATCAATTTCTAGCGATTTCAGAGGCGATCGCCACCGCTGGCCAGCCCACGGCTGAGCAGTTGACGGCCATTCAGCAAGCCGGCTATCACGTGGTGATCAATCTAGCGTTGCCCACCTCTGACGGAGCCCTGCCCGATGAGGCGGGGTTGGTACACCAATTGGGCATGGAGTATATCGCCATTCCCGTGACATGGGAACAGCCTACCCCAGAAGACTGCGATCGCTTTTTTGCCGCCCTCGACCAGTACCAAGACCAGCGAATCTTCGTCCACTGCGCCGCCAATATGCGCGTGTCAGCCTTCATGTACCTCTATCGCCGGCTACGCCAAGGCACCGATGAAGCGATCGCCCAGGCCGACTTACGGCGCATCTGGCAACCCAATGCCACCTGGCAAGCCTTCATCGACAGGTATCTACAAACAGCTAAGCGTAGCTGA
- a CDS encoding HU family DNA-binding protein: MNKGELVDAVAEKANVTKKQADAVLTAAIESIMDAVSAGQKVTLVGFGSFEPRERKAREGRNPKTGEAMEIPATTVPAFSAGKLFKEKVAPK, from the coding sequence ATGAACAAAGGTGAACTAGTAGACGCAGTCGCTGAAAAGGCGAATGTGACCAAGAAACAAGCTGATGCAGTGCTAACCGCAGCCATTGAATCAATCATGGATGCCGTCTCTGCTGGACAAAAAGTGACCCTCGTGGGCTTTGGCTCATTTGAACCACGCGAACGCAAAGCTCGGGAAGGTCGGAATCCTAAGACGGGTGAAGCTATGGAGATTCCGGCAACCACCGTTCCGGCTTTCTCTGCAGGCAAGCTGTTCAAGGAAAAAGTAGCGCCCAAGTAA
- a CDS encoding glutathione peroxidase: MAQTISDITVTTMDGQDKSLGEYQGQVLLIVNVASYCGYTSQYGGLEKLHQTYGPQGLRVLGFPCNDYGAQEPGSNEQIKTFCSTSYGVSFELFDKVHAKGPQQHPLYTRLTQVEPVGEVGWNFEKFLVNKQGEVVGRYRSSVTPDNPQLVRAIEQELAA, encoded by the coding sequence ATGGCTCAGACAATCAGCGATATCACGGTTACAACAATGGACGGGCAGGACAAATCCCTCGGTGAATACCAGGGGCAGGTGCTGTTAATTGTCAACGTAGCGTCCTACTGTGGCTACACATCCCAGTATGGCGGCTTGGAAAAGCTCCACCAAACCTATGGCCCGCAAGGGCTACGGGTCTTGGGTTTCCCCTGTAATGACTATGGCGCTCAGGAGCCGGGCAGCAATGAACAAATTAAAACCTTTTGCAGCACCAGCTACGGCGTCAGCTTTGAACTATTTGATAAGGTTCACGCCAAGGGCCCACAGCAGCATCCCCTCTATACTCGGCTGACTCAGGTGGAACCCGTGGGCGAGGTGGGCTGGAACTTTGAGAAATTTTTGGTGAACAAGCAGGGTGAGGTGGTTGGCCGCTACCGCAGCAGCGTCACCCCCGATAACCCGCAACTGGTGCGAGCCATTGAACAGGAACTGGCAGCCTAG
- a CDS encoding SPFH domain-containing protein, whose product MTNFQLYSMTGFPPVQANYVAQVPGSAPAPARRNDDQLSTALPIAFSLFFVVLVIWFLNNFLKICNPNEILILSGRKHRTEEGQDQGYRVIFGGRVIAIPILETVKRMDMTTIPVVVEVRNAYSKGGTPLHIQAIANVKISSNRQLVGNAIERFLDRDRSEITRVARETLEGNLRGVVALLTPEQINEDRLEFAERMTSDVAKDLSKLGLHIDTLKIQSVADDVDYLSSIGRRRIAQIVRDAEMAESDAVAEAESIEAGCEQQAEVAERQAMAIIQSKQNELRTIKAELEQQAKSEEERTEAAGREARARAEQLLQTVRAELERLRLEADEVLPAEADRQAKELTARGDAAPLAENAKASAQVNNLLNQVWMDTGANASEVFLIQQIEMVLKEAAQIPQRVELHNINVIDNGDGKAIASLVNAYPEMVRQFLERVDQTLGLNVTSTLNRQRPQAQLANPSTPSIQESSQ is encoded by the coding sequence ATGACTAATTTTCAGCTTTATTCCATGACGGGCTTCCCGCCAGTCCAAGCTAACTATGTGGCCCAGGTTCCCGGTAGCGCTCCGGCCCCTGCGCGCCGCAATGATGATCAGCTGAGTACCGCGTTGCCCATCGCCTTTTCACTGTTTTTTGTGGTGTTGGTGATTTGGTTTCTCAACAACTTTTTGAAAATTTGCAATCCCAATGAAATCCTCATTCTGTCTGGGCGAAAACACCGCACAGAGGAAGGACAAGACCAGGGCTACCGGGTGATTTTTGGTGGGCGGGTGATTGCTATCCCCATTCTGGAAACGGTGAAGCGCATGGATATGACCACCATTCCGGTGGTGGTGGAAGTGCGCAATGCCTATTCTAAAGGGGGAACGCCACTGCATATTCAAGCGATCGCCAATGTGAAAATCTCCAGCAACCGTCAGCTTGTAGGCAATGCGATCGAACGATTCCTCGATCGCGATCGCTCCGAGATCACCCGCGTGGCTCGCGAAACCCTAGAGGGAAATTTGCGGGGAGTGGTGGCGCTGCTCACGCCGGAGCAAATCAACGAAGACCGGTTGGAATTTGCCGAGCGCATGACCAGTGATGTGGCGAAAGACCTCTCTAAGCTGGGCTTGCACATTGACACCTTGAAAATCCAAAGCGTGGCGGATGATGTGGACTACCTCAGTTCCATTGGGCGGCGGCGCATTGCTCAGATTGTGCGCGATGCGGAGATGGCAGAGTCGGATGCTGTGGCCGAAGCCGAAAGCATTGAAGCTGGCTGTGAACAGCAGGCCGAGGTGGCGGAACGGCAGGCCATGGCGATCATCCAATCCAAGCAAAATGAGCTGCGCACTATCAAGGCGGAGCTAGAGCAACAGGCGAAGTCGGAGGAAGAACGGACGGAGGCGGCAGGACGGGAAGCCCGGGCCCGGGCTGAACAACTGCTGCAAACCGTGCGGGCGGAGTTAGAACGTCTGCGCCTAGAAGCCGATGAAGTATTGCCTGCTGAGGCCGATCGCCAAGCTAAGGAGCTAACGGCCCGAGGTGATGCAGCTCCCTTGGCAGAAAATGCAAAAGCCTCTGCCCAAGTCAACAATCTGCTCAATCAGGTGTGGATGGATACGGGGGCTAATGCTTCTGAGGTGTTCTTGATTCAGCAAATTGAGATGGTGTTGAAGGAAGCGGCCCAAATTCCCCAGCGGGTGGAACTGCACAACATCAACGTGATTGACAATGGCGACGGGAAAGCGATCGCCAGCTTGGTGAACGCCTATCCAGAAATGGTGCGTCAGTTCCTAGAACGGGTGGATCAAACCCTAGGCTTAAATGTCACCAGCACCCTCAACCGTCAGCGCCCCCAAGCGCAGCTTGCTAACCCCTCGACCCCCTCGATACAGGAGTCCTCCCAATGA
- a CDS encoding SPFH domain-containing protein has translation MTAIIVTILGLLGLGTGATVFIIRNLYYVCQPSEVLIFAGSSRTVSDGRRIGYRLVKGGSSLRTPLVERALRMDLSNMIIELRVSNAYSKGGIPLTVEGVANIKVAGEEPTIHNAIERLLGKSRKEIESIAKETLEGNLRGVLASLTPEQVNEDKMAFAKSLLDEAEDDLEQMGLVLDTLQIQNISDEVRYLDSIGRKQSADLLRDARIAEAQARAESAITSVNNAKRTALKRLDRDIAISQADAERRMQDAKTRRQALIAEAEAAIASEVARTQAELPVQQERIKQVLQQLQADVVAPAEAECKRAIARAQGNAASIIEDGKAQAEGTRQLAESWKMAGPNAREIFLLQKLEILLKTMSATVPPLSVQNVTVIDASQGGTVPQLASLNEQLRASTGIDLAQTVRNLTRSDEQPPSA, from the coding sequence ATGACCGCTATTATTGTCACCATCCTAGGACTGTTGGGCTTAGGTACTGGAGCCACGGTCTTTATCATTCGCAATCTCTACTATGTGTGCCAACCCAGTGAAGTGCTGATTTTTGCGGGCAGTTCGCGCACGGTGAGCGATGGTCGCCGCATTGGCTATCGCTTGGTGAAGGGGGGCAGCAGTCTGCGAACGCCTTTAGTAGAACGGGCTCTGCGCATGGATCTCAGCAACATGATCATCGAGCTACGGGTCTCCAATGCCTATTCCAAGGGCGGCATTCCCCTAACGGTGGAAGGGGTGGCCAACATTAAGGTGGCGGGGGAAGAGCCCACCATCCACAACGCCATCGAGCGTCTGCTGGGCAAGAGCCGTAAGGAAATTGAATCCATTGCCAAGGAAACCCTAGAGGGCAACCTGCGTGGTGTTTTAGCTAGCCTCACCCCTGAGCAGGTGAATGAAGATAAGATGGCGTTTGCCAAGAGCTTGCTTGATGAGGCGGAGGACGACTTGGAGCAAATGGGATTGGTGTTGGATACGCTGCAAATTCAGAATATTTCTGATGAGGTGCGCTATCTAGATTCCATTGGCCGTAAGCAAAGTGCGGATTTGCTGCGAGATGCCCGGATCGCTGAAGCCCAAGCTCGGGCCGAATCGGCAATCACCTCGGTCAACAACGCTAAGCGCACGGCCCTGAAGCGCTTGGATCGCGATATTGCCATTTCCCAGGCTGATGCCGAGCGCCGTATGCAAGACGCCAAAACTCGTCGTCAAGCGTTGATTGCCGAAGCCGAAGCCGCGATCGCTTCTGAGGTGGCCCGTACCCAGGCAGAACTGCCGGTGCAGCAAGAGCGCATCAAGCAGGTGCTTCAGCAGCTTCAGGCGGATGTAGTCGCTCCAGCGGAGGCGGAATGCAAACGAGCGATCGCCCGTGCTCAGGGGAATGCCGCTAGCATCATCGAAGATGGCAAGGCCCAAGCCGAAGGGACGCGCCAACTGGCAGAATCCTGGAAAATGGCTGGCCCCAACGCGCGGGAAATCTTCCTGCTGCAAAAGCTAGAGATCTTGCTGAAAACCATGAGCGCCACGGTGCCGCCGCTGTCGGTGCAAAATGTCACGGTGATTGATGCCTCCCAAGGGGGGACGGTGCCACAGTTGGCATCCTTGAATGAACAACTGCGTGCTTCCACTGGCATTGACTTGGCTCAAACCGTGCGCAATCTCACCCGGTCGGATGAGCAACCACCCTCTGCATAG
- a CDS encoding NAD-dependent epimerase/dehydratase family protein, whose amino-acid sequence MKVLVIGGDGYCGWATALYLSNRGYEVGILDSLVRRHWDAQLCVETLTPIAPIQQRIQRWKDLTGKSIDLFVGDLTDYTFLSGAMHSFEPEAVVHFGEQRSAPFSMIDREHAVLTQVNNVVGTLNLLYVMRESFPDCHLVKLGTMGEYGTPNIDIEEGYITIEHNGRKDTLPYPKQPGSFYHLSKVHDSHNIHFACKIWGLRATDLNQGIVYGVLTDETGMDELLVNRLDYDGVFGTALNRFCIQAAVGHPLTVYGSGSQTRAMLDIRDTVRCVELAIATPANPGEFRVFNQFTEMFSIQDIALMIKGAGNALGLSVEIKSIDNPRVEAEKHYFNAKNTNLLDLGLQPHLLSDSLLDSLLNFSIKYKDRVDESQILPKVTWR is encoded by the coding sequence ATGAAAGTCCTAGTTATTGGTGGCGACGGCTATTGCGGTTGGGCAACAGCACTGTATCTCTCAAACCGAGGCTATGAAGTTGGGATTTTAGACAGCCTGGTGCGCCGACACTGGGACGCGCAACTCTGCGTGGAAACCCTCACGCCCATCGCTCCCATTCAGCAACGTATTCAACGCTGGAAAGATTTGACCGGCAAGTCCATTGATCTCTTCGTTGGAGACTTGACGGATTACACGTTCCTCAGCGGAGCCATGCACAGCTTTGAGCCAGAAGCTGTGGTTCACTTCGGGGAGCAGCGATCGGCTCCCTTTTCCATGATTGACCGCGAACATGCGGTGCTCACCCAGGTGAATAACGTGGTAGGAACCCTCAACCTGCTCTACGTGATGCGGGAGAGTTTCCCAGACTGCCATTTGGTGAAGCTGGGCACCATGGGCGAATATGGTACTCCCAATATCGACATTGAAGAGGGCTACATCACCATTGAGCACAATGGTCGCAAAGATACCCTACCTTATCCAAAACAGCCCGGATCGTTCTACCACCTCAGCAAGGTACACGATTCTCACAACATTCACTTTGCCTGCAAAATTTGGGGGCTGCGCGCTACCGATCTCAACCAAGGCATTGTCTACGGGGTGTTGACCGATGAAACCGGCATGGATGAATTGCTGGTGAACCGGTTGGACTATGACGGTGTGTTTGGGACGGCACTCAACCGCTTCTGTATCCAAGCGGCGGTGGGTCATCCGCTGACGGTCTATGGATCGGGGTCGCAAACCCGCGCCATGTTGGATATTCGCGATACGGTGCGCTGTGTGGAACTGGCGATCGCTACTCCGGCTAACCCTGGAGAATTCCGTGTGTTCAACCAATTCACAGAAATGTTCAGCATTCAAGACATCGCTCTGATGATCAAGGGTGCGGGCAATGCTCTGGGGCTGAGCGTGGAAATCAAGAGCATCGACAATCCTCGGGTGGAGGCGGAAAAGCACTACTTCAACGCCAAGAATACCAACCTGTTGGATCTAGGGTTGCAGCCCCATCTGCTGTCTGATTCCTTGCTGGATTCTCTCCTCAACTTCAGCATCAAGTACAAAGATCGGGTGGATGAATCGCAAATTCTCCCGAAGGTCACCTGGCGGTAA
- a CDS encoding glycosyltransferase, translated as MRIALFTETFLPKVDGIVTRLKHTVEHLQRLGDQVLVVSPDGGLTEYKGARIYGVPGFPLPLYPELKLALPRPSIGQTIEEFRPDLVHVVNPAVLGLAGLFHAKNLKVPLVASYHTHLPKYLEHYGLGMLEGVMWELLKVAHNQAEINLCTSTAMQEQLTTHGIERVAVWQRGVDTELFQPHLTCAEMRSRLSQGHPESPLLLYVGRLSAEKEIDRIRPVLEAIPNARLALVGDGPYRADLEKHFAGTPTHFVGYLEGLDLATAFASADAFIFPSRTETLGLVLLEAMAAGCPVVAANSGGIPDIVTDGVNGYLFDPMDEYGAIAATQRLLSQQAERDTLRHNARLEAEKWGWSAATRQLQGFYQEVVDNYRSLPSAA; from the coding sequence ATGCGCATTGCCCTATTCACTGAAACCTTTTTACCCAAAGTTGATGGCATCGTTACCCGTCTCAAGCATACGGTGGAGCACCTACAGCGCTTGGGTGATCAGGTGTTGGTGGTGTCGCCGGATGGTGGCTTAACGGAATATAAAGGGGCAAGAATTTATGGAGTGCCGGGGTTTCCTCTGCCGCTCTACCCAGAACTCAAGCTAGCCCTGCCCCGTCCGTCCATCGGGCAGACGATTGAAGAATTTCGTCCGGACTTAGTGCATGTGGTCAACCCAGCGGTTTTGGGGCTAGCGGGGCTGTTTCATGCCAAGAACCTCAAGGTGCCCTTGGTGGCGTCCTACCATACCCACTTGCCCAAGTATTTGGAGCATTATGGGTTGGGAATGCTGGAAGGAGTGATGTGGGAACTGCTGAAGGTGGCCCACAACCAGGCGGAGATTAATCTCTGTACCTCCACGGCCATGCAGGAGCAGCTCACCACCCACGGCATCGAGCGGGTGGCGGTGTGGCAGCGGGGCGTGGATACGGAGCTATTCCAGCCCCATCTCACCTGTGCCGAGATGCGATCGCGCCTCAGTCAAGGACATCCTGAGAGCCCTCTCTTGCTCTACGTGGGACGGCTGTCGGCGGAGAAAGAAATTGATCGGATTCGTCCGGTGCTAGAGGCGATTCCCAATGCTCGTTTGGCCTTGGTGGGCGATGGCCCCTACCGGGCCGATCTAGAGAAGCATTTTGCTGGAACACCGACCCATTTCGTGGGCTATCTAGAAGGGCTAGACCTAGCCACGGCCTTTGCCTCAGCGGATGCATTTATCTTCCCCTCTCGGACAGAAACCTTGGGGCTGGTGCTGCTAGAAGCGATGGCGGCTGGTTGCCCGGTGGTGGCGGCCAACTCCGGCGGCATTCCCGACATTGTCACTGATGGTGTGAACGGCTATCTGTTTGATCCGATGGATGAGTATGGGGCGATCGCTGCCACGCAACGTTTGCTTTCGCAACAGGCTGAGCGGGATACCCTCCGTCACAATGCTCGTTTGGAGGCAGAGAAGTGGGGCTGGTCGGCGGCTACGCGGCAACTGCAGGGATTTTATCAAGAGGTGGTGGATAACTACCGCTCCCTGCCGTCGGCGGCCTAG